The following proteins are co-located in the Camelina sativa cultivar DH55 chromosome 12, Cs, whole genome shotgun sequence genome:
- the LOC104730756 gene encoding nicotianamine synthase 1-like: MACQKTLFEKQILDLYDQISKLKSLKPSENVDTLFGQLMSTCLPTETNIDVKKMCPKVQAIRTNLVKLRSEVEGYSEQHFSTILGSLEDNPLHHLDLYPYYTNYLKLSKVEFDLLTQHTSHVPTKIAFIGSGSMPLTSIVLAKFHLPNTTFHNIEIDPQANSLASCLVSRDPDLSNRMIFHTTDILDATEILRDFDVVFLASLVGVDKEAKVKVIEHLENHMAPQSLLILRSARGLRSFLYVDVDPCDLKGFEVLAIYHPSMSDGFVNSVMVARKLND, translated from the coding sequence ATGGCTTGCCAAAAGACTCTATTTGAGAAGCAAATTCTTGACCTGTACGACCAAATATCTAAACTCAAGAGCCTTAAACCTTCCGAAAATGTAGACACCTTGTTCGGACAGCTCATGTCCACGTGCTTACCGACGGAGACAAACATCGACGTCAAGAAGATGTGCCCAAAAGTCCAAGCCATCAGAACCAATCTCGTCAAGCTACGTAGTGAAGTCGAAGGATATTCGGAGCAACACTTCTCCACGATCTTAGGATCTCTCGAAGACAACCCACTTCACCATTTAGATCTATATCCTTACTACACAAACTACCTCAAACTTAGTAAGGTCGAGTTCGATCTCCTCACGCAACACACGAGCCATGTCCCGACGAAGATCGCTTTCATCGGTTCCGGTTCGATGCCCTTAACATCCATCGTCTTGGCTAAGTTTCACCTCCCAAACACGACATTTCACAACATCGAAATCGACCCTCAAGCCAATTCCCTTGCTTCCTGCCTTGTCTCACGCGATCCCGACCTCTCCAATCGCATGATCTTTCACACAACGGATATACTCGACGCCACGGAGATTCTACGTGATTTCGATGTCGTTTTCTTGGCATCTCTTGTTGGGGTGGACAAAGAAGCCAAAGTCAAAGTCATTGAACACTTGGAGAATCACATGGCTCCTCAATCTCTTCTCATCCTTAGGAGTGCACGAGGCCTTAGATCTTTCCTATACGTAGACGTTGATCCTTGCGATCTAAAAGGTTTCGAGGTCTTGGCGATTTATCACCCGTCTATGTCTGATGGCTTTGTGAACTCCGTGATGGTCGCACGCAAACTCAATGATTGA